CGGTCACCCTTGCCATCATCCTGGGCCTTCTTCTGCGGAACACCGGGTGGGTGCCCGCGGCCTGTGACACGGGGATCAAGAGCTACGAAGCCGCGCTCAAGGCCGGGGTCGTCCTGCTGGGGCTCGGCCTGGCCTTCCACCAGGCGATCCGCCTCGGCGCGCAGGCGCTCGCGGTCGTCGGCGTTTGCCTGCTGACCGCGCCCGTTCTGATCCACGTGATCGCGAAGCGGCTGGGTGTGGCCCGGGGCCTCGGCATCCTGATCGCGGTCGGCACGACGATCTGCGGCTCGACCGCCATCGCGATGGCGGCGCCGGCGATCGAGGCCCGGGACGAAGAGGTGTCCTACGCGATCGGGACGATCTCGGTGCTGGGCGTCCTGGCCCTGCTCACGCTCCCCCTCGTCGGCGCCGCCGTCGGCATGGGCGACGCCGAGTTCGGGATCTGGGTGGGCACCGCCGTCCCCGCGACCCCCCAGGTGATCGGCGCGGCATCCATCTACGGAAACGGCGCCATCCCGGGAGCCACGGTCGTCAAGATGACCCGGAACCTCTTCATGATTCCGGCGGTACTCCTCCTCGGGCTCTGGTGGGCCAGACAAAAGGCCTCGGCGGCCGGAACGCGGCTCCGCGGCGGGGACTACCGGAAGGCCGTCCCCGCGTTTCTTTTCGGCTTTCTCCTGCTGGTCGGGGTGCGCTCGCTGGTCGATCAGCTCGAAATCCTGCCGCGTGACCTCTGGGAGCGGACGCTGGACGCCGCCGCGTGGGCGGCCAGGGTTTCGATTCTCATCGCCATGGCGGGCATTGGATTGAACACTCGGCTCGCGGCCCTCCGCAAGGTCGGCGGCGCGCCGCTCCTCGTTGGCTTCCTGGGAGCTGTGTCCCTGGGGGCGATCAGCTACGCCCTCGTTCGAGGGCTCGGCGTCGGACACTAGAACAATCGGAGGGGGCCTCGACGGCCCCCTCCGAGGCCACCCCCAGGAATGGCGGTTCGAGCCGAGGGGCTGCCGACGAGCCGCAGGCGAGGAGAGCCACGAGGCGAGGCCCGAGTTGGTTGCGCGGGCGAAGCCCGCGCTCCGAGACGACACTAGGAGGCGGGGTGTTCCTGATGATATCGTCGGCGTAGGCGCGTCGAGTGGCAGGGAGCGGGCGTGCGCTCGCACCCGGGCAACCCGGGGTCATGGCGCGACGAATGGCGATGGCGGCGGTGGTCGAAGCGAGGAGGGTCGGACGATGTCGGAAGAAGAGCCAGCTGTGACCCGTTTCCGGAGGGAGCCCGGGAGAACCTTCCCCGTCCTGCTCCTCGCCATCGCCCTCCTCGGCGCGGCCTACCTGGCCATCCTGATCTTCACCCCGCTCCTCCGACCGTACCGGTTTCCGATTCCCTACGCCGTTCCGATCTTCGATGTCCCCTTCGTCCTGGTTGCCATCGGCGTCGCATACCTCTGCGCCGAGCGCCATCGTCTCCGCCAGGACTTCCGCTCCGTCGCGCTCGGCATGACCCTGTGGCTCGCCGCGCTCCTGGCCCTCGCCCATATCCTGGCCCAACCGGATTATCCGGGCACGCCGGGCGTCAATCCCGGTGTGGCTCCGTACTTCTTCTTCCTCAGCTACCTGGCCGGCTTCGTCGGCATCGGTCTGGCCGCGCACTCCGGCGACCGGCAGTTCCCGCTGACCGACCGCGCGCGGCTCTGGAGCGGGGTCGGCCTCTTCTGCCTCGCTGTGCTACTCGTGATCACCGTCATCGAGATCCGCCCGCTCCTGCCGTCGCTGGTGATGAAACCCGGGCGCCTCACCCCGTTCGCGATCGCCGCCGCGGGGGTGACCAACGGCCTGGTCGCGATCTGGGCGCTCTGGGGAGGGCTCCGGAGAGGGTGGAGGAAGGCCTCGAAGGAGGAACCCGACTGGTTCGCGGGGTTCCTCGTCCTCGCCGCGTTCATCTGGTTGCTGGTCCTGGCGGGCTGGCTCGTCTACCCGTTCCGCTACGGGATCAGCTGGTATCTGGCGGGGCTTGCCCGGCCGCTCGGCGTCGGCGTGATCTTCGTCGGTCTCCTCCGCGAGCAGGTCTGGCTCTACCGGGAGGCCCGGGCGCGGATGCGGGACCTGGAGGGCCTCCACACCGCCGGGCAGGCGCTGGTCACGAGCCTGGATCCCCACCAGATCGTCGAGACCATTGCGACCAAGGCTCGCGAGGTGTCGGGAGCCGATGGCGCCGTCCTCTTCCGGCTCGACCCCAAGGCCCAGATCCTTCGGGCGGTGGCACACGCGGGGCGGATCACCCCGGAGTTCGTCTCCGGTCTCGAGCTTCCCATCGATACGGGGCTGGGCGGTCTGGCTGTCGCGGGGCGCCGGCCCGTGTGGACAGCGAACCTCCAGGAGGATGACCGTGTCCCGCTTCCCGCAGAGATCCGGGAGCGCGTGCGCCGGGAGGGCCTCAAGGCCGGTCTGACGATCCCGCTCGAGATCAAGAGCGGCGAGGTCTTCGGGACGCTCTCGGTCTACTTCAGGGAAGAGCGGCAGTTCGCCGACACCGACGTTCAGCTCCTCTCCGCCTTCGGTACCCAGGTGGCCGTCGCCATCGAGAACGCCCGGGCCTTCGACCAGCTCGCCGTCAAGGCCCGGAACGACGCGGCGCTCCGTGACTTCTGCCAGCGGCTCCTCGAGGCGACCGGGGAGGAGGAGATCCTCAGCGACGCCGTGCGGCTGGCCCGCAACCTGGTCCAGGCGGACTACGTGAACCTCTTCCTCTTCGATCCGAAAGCCGACTTGCTCCGCATGGAGGCCGGTCTCGGGTGGGAGCCCGGGACCGTCGGCGTGATCACCGTGTCGCCCTCGGCCGAGTCGTTCGCCGGCTACGCCTTCCTCCACCGGGAGGTGGTCCAGGTCGGGGACCTCTCCCAGGAACGCCGCTTCGCCATCCCGCCCTATCTTTCCGCGCACGGCGTGCGCGCCGGCCTCGCGGTTCCGCTCGGGGTCCGAGACCAGCCGATCGGCGTCATGGGCGCCTACTACCGGGGGCCGCACGACTTCAGCGACGAGGAGAGTCGGGTGCTCCTGAGCCTGGCCCAGCAGACCGCGCTGGCGCTGGAGAAGGTCCGCCTGTACGCCGAGCTCCAGGCCAATCTCCGGCGCCTCCAGGAGACGCAGGCGCAGCTAATCCAGGCCGATAAGCTCACGGCTCTGGGGACGCTCCTCTCGGGGATGGCCCACGAGCTGAACAGCCCGCTTTCGACGATCCTGCTCTCCGTTCAGCTCCTGAAGCAGCGCCAGGTGCTGCCCGACCCGATCCGAAGGCGGGTGGAAGTGATCGAGGAGGAGTGCGAGCGCGCCTCCCGGATCATCAGGGACCTCCTCGCCTTCGCCCGGCGCAGGCCCGCCGAGCGGCGGCGCGTGAACCTCAACGAGGTGATCAACGCCACCCTCACGCTTCAGGCCCCCGACTTCGACCTCAACAACATTCGCGTGGTCAAGGAGTTCGCGGCAGCCCTGCCCGAGATCTGGGGGGACTCGCACCAGCTCCAGCAGGTCTTCCTGAACCTCTTCACCAACGCCACCCACGCGATGAAGATCGCCCACGGTCGCGGCACGCTCACGGTGCGCTCGTTCCCGCGTGGCTCCGGCGTCGCCATCGAGGTCGAGGATGACGGGCCCGGCATCCCCCCGGAGCACCTCGGCCGGGTCTTCGACCCGTTCTTCACGACGAAGGGGACGGGAGAGGGAACCGGGTTGGGGTTGAGCCTCTCGATCGGGATCGTCGAGGCCCACGGAGGCCGGATGAAGGTCCACAACGTTGCGGGGTCAGGGGCCCGGTTTACGGTTGAGCTTCCGATCGGGGAGGGCGCGGAGCCGCTCGAGTCCTCCTCCCCAGAGCTCGTGACCGCCGGGTCTGGCGTGCGCACCCTGGTCGTGGACGACGAGGCGAGCTTGCGGTCGCTGCTCACGGACCTGTTCAGCGGCTTGGGCCATCACGTGGAGAGCGCGGCGACGGGACAGGAGGCGATCGCCAAGCTGGAGGGGCAGGCCTACGATCTCGTGACCCTCGATCTACGGCTGCCGGACATCCACGGCAAGGACGTCTGGCGCTGGATCCTGTCGCGGAGTCCTGCGCAGGCCGCCCGCGTCATCTTCGTGACCGGCGACACCATGAGCGCCGAGACTCAGGAGTTCCTGCAGAAGGCGGGCCGGCCTGTCATTACCAAGCCGCTGAGCATCGAGCGGATCTACCGGGTCGTCGACGAGGTCCTGAGGGCGAAGCCGTCCCCCGCTCGCTCGTAGATAATCGGAGGGGGCCTCCACGGCCCCCTCCGAAGCCTCCCCCAGGAATTGGTTGCGCGGGCGAAGCCCGCGCTCGAAGGGCGTTACTCCGACACGCTCGTAGTCCGGACCCGGAGAATTCCTGACGGGTGTCTCGCGCGCTACGGCTTGGGCGCGAGGTCGGCGTGGCGGCCGACCATGTCGATCACGTGGTCCTCGTGGTTGCCCCCGATGAACCCGTGGGTGAGGGCATCGGGATGGGCGGCCAGCCGGAAGTGGTTGAAGGTGAACCGCGGCACTCGCGGCAGGCCGTTGCCCGTCCTGGGGTCCACGGTCGCCGGATCGATGCACTGCCAGAAGCGCACCCCGGGCTCGAGCGCCGGATCGTAGTTTGCGCACTCCGTGGCCGGGTCCGTCACCTGCCCAATGTAGGTCCTCAGCCAGGTCGTGGTGACTCGGATCGACTGCGAGGAGGCCGGGCAGGTCGCCTTGCCGTCCGCGCCGACGGCGACCGGGCCCGGCACACACTGGCGGATGACGTCCTTGTTGGCCACCGGTGCCGCGCGGATGAGGTCGTAATCCAGCCTGACCTGCGTCTCCCCGTCGCCCCGGTCGTTTGTGAAGAACACCGCCCCGGGATCGAGCCCCATGCCAGACGTAAACGCGTCGTCCAGCCTAGCGAGCGGGGCGACACCGTTGCCCTCCCTCGGGAAGTCCGGGCGCCCGGTCCAGCTCGTCCCGCCCGCCGCCACCGCCAGTGCCGTGCACTCCTCCTTCGCGTCGGGCTCAGATGCGGAACAGGAGGGCACTTCGTGCCCCGAGGTGGGAACGGGCCACACCAAGACGTTGTATACGATCCAGATCGTGTAAATCGTGTGCGGGCGGGCTCCTCTCACCCGGAAGTGGACGACCGTTTCGCCATTCACGACCTTGAGGGTTATCGTGCCCTGCGCGCCCGCCGGGGCGTTGGCCGTCGCCCGGAAGTCGAGCGTGTAGAGCTCGCCCGCCGCGACGCGAAGCGGCAGCCAGAGGGTACCGAGGAGTGCCGCGCTCAGGAGCAGTAGCTTTCCGACTCTCATAGGGGTTTTTCGCCCCTCCTGACTGATTGTTGCGAGCTTGGCGAAGCCACCCTTGTCGAGCGTAAGCGTCCAGCAAATCCGATGCCTGAGCGCCACCTTGTCAGAGGCCAGGAAAAACAGGGTCTTGGTCCTGGCAAATTTTCATCCAGTGAGCCGACAGTATCGATTATTGGGGAGACTGCTACACTTTCTGTAGGTTCTCACGATCATCAGCCACGGGCCGCGCGCCGCCTTGACATCGCTTCTGGAGATCATTACGCTCAACCCGGAAGAAAATCGCCGTTCCCGGAGGTCAGGGCTGATGCGTACCGTCCGTACCCTCCCATGGCTCTTCGCCCTCGTCGTGCTCCTTCAGACGGGCGTGCCTCAGGCGGCGGAGCAGTGCGCCAACCGGGGCAAGCTCGATGTCCTCTACTGCGACGAGGATCGCGACCTGGTCGCCGATCCGCCGAAGGATCCCAAGAAACTGCTCAACCCGGACACCCTGATCTTCGCCTACGTCCCCGTCGAGGACCCGGCGGTGTACGTCACAGCCTTCTCCGACCTGCTCCGCCACATCGAGAAGGCGACGGGGAAAAAGACCCAGTACTTCGGCCCCCAGAACTACGCGGCCCAGATCGAGGCGATGCGCTCGGGGCGACTTCATATCACCGGCTACTCCACCGGGTCGGTCCCCTTCGCGGTGAACCTGGCCGGCGCGGTCCCGTTTGCGGTGATGGGGACCGAGCAAGGTGGGGCCGGCTACCACCTGATCATCATCACCCAGGCCAGCAATGACAGGATCAACTCCGTCGCCGACCTCAAGGGGAAGCGCGTGGCCCATGTCTCGCAGACTTCCAACTCAGGCCACCAGGCTCCCGTCTACTTCTTCTCGAAGATGGGGGTGGTCCCGGGAAGGGACTATCAGATCGGCTTCACTGGCAAGCACGACAACAGTATCCTCGGCGTCGTGAACGGCGACTACGACGCCGCGGCGGTGGCGGACACCGTCCTCGAGCGGATGGTGAATCGCGGGGTAGTGAAGAAGACGGACTACAAGGTGGTGTACACCTCCCCCCTGTTCCCCGTGGCCGGCTGGTCCTACGCGCATGACCTGGACCTCAAGCTCGCCGAGAAAATCAAGGAGGCGTTTGCCACTTTCAAGATCGAAGGGTCCAGCCTCGCCAAGGAGTGGAAGCCTCCCAGGTATACCCGGTTCGTTCCGGTCTCGTACAAGAAGAACTGGGAGGCGGTTGTCGGGATCCAGGAAGCCAACGGGATCGTCTACACGAAGGACTCGCCCGAGTACAAGAAGCTCCAGAAGCCGGCCAAGCGAGGAGAGTAGCCCGCCCCCCTCATGCTGGAGGTGGCGGGCCTCGTCAAGACCTACCCCACCGGCGACCGCGCCCTGCGGGGTGTCTCGCTGACCGTGAAGGCGACCGAGGTCGTCTTCGTCATCGGCCCCTCGGGTGCCGGCAAGAGTACCCTGATCCGCTGCATCAACCGGCTCGTGGAGCCCGACGCCGGCTCCGTGCGGCTCGACGGCCTGGAGATCACCACGCTGAAGGACGCGGAGCTCCGGCGTGCCCGGCGTCAGATGGGGATGATCTTCCAGGAGTTCAACCTGGTGGAACGACTGACCGTGATGGAGAATGTCCTGTCCGGACGCCTGGGCTACGTGGGCCTCTGGCAAGCCTGGCGCCGGAAGTTCCCCCCCGGGGACGTGGGGCTGGCCTTCGAGACGCTGGCGCGCGTCGGGCTGGCCGGGTTCGAGAACAAGCGGGCCGACGAGCTTTCGGGCGGCCAGCGCCAGCGGGTCGGCATCGCGCGGGCCCTGGTGCAGCGGCCGAAGATCCTGCTGGTCGACGAGCCGACGTCGAGCCTGGATCCCAAAACGTCCGAGGCCATTATGACTCTCATCACCAGGCTCGCGGCTGAGGAGCAGATCCCGGCCCTGATCAACATCCACGACGTGCCGCTGGCCCGGCAGTTCGCCCAGCGGGTCCTCGGCCTCAATCAGGGCGTGATCGTGTTCGAGGGCACCCCGGGGGACCTGACGCGCGAGGCCCTGGACCTGATCTACCGCGGGGCAGGGGAAGAGCTGACCGAAGCCCTGGGCGCGTGAGCGAGGTCCGGCTATCGTGCGCCGATCTTCCGTCGCGATTGACTGGCGTCCCCCGTCGGCATTTCCCGCCCGCTGGATGGCGCCGGCCCTCTGGCTGGGGCTGGGGGCGTTTCTTCTCTGGAACGCTCTGAGCCTGCACGTAGACCCGGCGCGGGTCGCGCGGGGCCTCAGCCGGGCCGGGATCGTCTTCGGCCGCGCCTTTCCGCCCGACTTCGGGCGCTGGGAACTCCTGGTTGAAGGCATTGTCGAGAGCCTCCAGATGGCGACGCTTTCGACGGTCCTGGGCGTGCTGATCGGAATCCCGATCGCGGTGATGGCGGCGCGCAACTTCGCCCCGCTTCCGGTGTACGCGATCGGGCGGGGGATCATCTCCCTGGCGCGCACCTTTCACGAGATCATCGTGGCCATTATCTTCGTGAAGGCCGTCGGGTTCGGGGCCTTCGCGGGGATGCTCACGCTGACGTGGGGCTCCATCGGGTTCTTCGGGAAGCTCCTGGCCGAGCAGATCGAGAACATCGACCGCGGACAGGTGGAGGCGATCCGGGCAACCGGCGCGAGTCGAGCCGCGGTGCTGGTCTTCGGGGTGCTCCCCCAGGTCCTACCCCGCATCATCGGTCTCACGGTCTATCAGTGGGACGTCCACCTGCGGCAGTCGACGATCATCGGGATCGTCGGCGCCGGCGGGATCGGGACCACGCTCTACAACTCTTTCGCGCGCTACGACTACGACTTCTCCCTGGCCATTCTACTCGTGATCATTGCCATCGTGCTCCTGGGCGAGGCGGTGAGCGCTGTGGCGCGGAAGCGGGTTCAATGAGGGAGGCAGGGTTAACCAGCGATTGCCCACCGGAGGAGCCCAGGGCTGTTCGAGCGCGGGCTTCGCCCGCCCAATCTCTGGGGGGAGGTGTCGGAAGGGGCGGGTACCCGCGCCACACCCGCGCGCCAGCGCGGGGGGTCGGCGTGGGTGTGCCCCCCTCCGAGCGGCAATGAGAGAGTGGCGCCGGTTCACGCCATTCCAGAGCGCCCTCCGCGTCGCCGGACGGCTGGTGGCCGCGGCGATCATGCTCTGGGCCCTCTGGGGCATGGGGATCCGATGGGAGTTTGTCGCGACCTCGCCGGCCCAGGTCCGCGACCTCTTCGGCCGGATGTTTCCGCCGGACTGGGGCTTTGCCGGAGAGCTTGTGGACCCGCTGATTCAGACCGTCAACATCGCGACGCTGGGAACCACGCTGGCCGTGCTCATGTCGCTCCCGATTGCGTTTCTCGCCGCGCGGAACACAACTTTTAACTGGGCGACCTACGCCTTCGGACGCGTGGTCATGTCGGTGAGCCGGTCGGTGGACTCGCTGATCTGGGCCCTGATCTTCATCGTCGTGGTGGGGCCTGGGTCCCTGGCCGGGGCGCTGGCCATCGCGGTGCGCTCCATCGGCTTCGTCTCGAAGCTTTTCGCCGAGGGGATCGAGGAGATCGACCGCGGGCAGGTCGAAGCGGTCACGGCGACCGGCGCGGGGCGCTTCAAGGTCCTCCTCTACGGGATCGTGCCTCAGATTCGCCCGGTCTTCGCCGGCGTCTGCATCTACCGCTGGGACATCAATATCCGCGAGTCCACGGTCCTGGGCATCGTCGGCGCGGGCGGAATCGGGTTCGTCCTGAACACCGCCATCCTGGGCCTCGAGTGGAGCCGCGTGGGGCTGATCCTTGTGGTCATCTTGGGGGTCGTGACCGTCTCCGAGGCGCTCTCGGCGTACCTGAGGAAACGGGTCACGTAGCGGATCGGCAAGTGAACCGGGCGATCAGAGTCGAATCTCTGTCGTGAAGCTCGCTGAGCTCCGCGGCTTCGCGTTCGATCTGGATGGCTGTATCTGGGCCGGGTCTGTCCTCCTGCCCGGGGCTCGGGAGTTCGTGGAGGCGCTCCGTCAGCGGGGAAAGCGGCTCCTGTTCCTCAGCAACAATTCGCGGGAGCTTCCCGAGTCGGTGGGGGAGCGGTTGAACCGTCTCGGCATCCCGGCCGCGCGCCACGAGGTCCTGACGGCGCTGGAGCTCCTGGGCCCGGTCATCGCCGAACACTTCGGGCGGACGGACGTGCTCGCGCTCGGCAGCCACGAGATGGCGGCGATGGTGGAGGCGGCCGGGCATCGCGCGGTTCCGCTGGATCGGTGGAGGGAGGCACGGGTCGTCGCGGTCGGCAACGACCCGACCTTCGATTTCGTCAAGCTGAAGGCGGCTGCCCAGGCCATCGCGCGGGGCGCGGGCTTCGTCACGGTCAACCTCGACCCGCGCCTCCCGCTGGAGGAAGGGGAGTTTGACCCGGGGAACGGAGCGCTGGCCGAGGCCATCGCTGTCGCCTCGGGCGTCCACCCGCTGGTCGTCGGCAAACCCGAGCCGCCGATCTTCAAGACTGCGCTGGAGCGCCTCGGCTGCCGCCCCCGGGAGGCGGCCATGGTCGGCGACGGGCTGAAAACGGATATCCAAGGCGGCCTCGCGGCGGGAATGGTGACGGTCTGGCTGGCGCGACAGGGGGCCGAGGGCGACAGCACGATCCAGCCTCACCTCCGGGTCGCATCCTTTCACGAGTTTCTTGACCGGCTCGATGATGACCTCCCGTGAGGATCGCCCCAGACCCGCCGATCTCCGGCTCGCGCGCGGCGTGTGAGGGCTTCGCGTCAGGCCGTGCGCGGCGCGGGTCCGGCGATCGCGCGCCAGACTTTCTCGGGAGTCAGCGGGAGATCCAGATGCCGGACGCCGAACGGGGCCAACGCGTCCAGCACGGCGTTGGCGATCGCTGGCGTGGAGCCGATGGTGGCCGACTCACCGATGCCCTTCACGCCCAGCTCGGTCCGCGGGGAGGGCGTGGCCGTGTGCGCGGTCTCGAAGCTCGGGAGGTCCGCGGCCTTGGGCACGGCGTAGTCCATCAGCGAGCCGCTCAGGAGCTGACCGGTCTCGTCGTAGACGACCGCCTCGTAGAGCGCCTGCCCGATGCCCTGGGCCAGGCCGCCGTGGACCTGGCCGTCGGCGAGCAAGGGGTTGACGAGGAGGCCGCTGTCGTCGACCGAGACATAGCGCAGGAGGCGGACGCGGCCGGTGTCGGGCTCGACCTCGACCACGGCCAGATGCGAGCCGAACGGGTAGAGCAGCCCACTTCCGACGAAGTCTTCCTTCGCCTCGAGGCCCGGCTCAAGGCCCGGTGGGAGCTTCTCGCCGTGGGCGGCCTCGGCGACCTGACGCCAGCTCACTTGTCGGTCCGGGACGCCCCGAACCTGGAACACTCCGTGCTCCAGCCCGACGTCGTCGGCAGCGGCCTCCAGCAGGTGGGCGGCGATGCGCCGCGCCTTCTCGCGCACGCTGCGGGCGTTGGCGAGGGCCGCCATGCCCCCGCGCGCGATGCTGCGGCTGCCGTAAGTCCCGCTGCCCGCGCGAATGAGCTTGGTATCGCCGTGGATCACGCTGATCTGCTCAGTCGGGACCTGCAGCTCGTCCGCGACCAGCTGGGCGAAGCTCGTCTCGTGCCCCTGCCCGTGCGGTGACGAGCCCGTGAGCACCGTCACGCGCGCGTCGGGCCCGATGACCACGTCGCTCACCTCCTCGTCGACGAAGCCGCACATCTCGACGTAGCTGGAGAGCCCGATTCCCAGGAGGCGCCCTTCCTGCCGCGCCCGCGCCTGCTCGGCCCTGAGGGCGGCGTAGCCCGCCCGCTCCAGAGCCGTCTCGAGGGCCCCGGCGTAGTTGCCGCTGTCGTAGCTCGCCCCCGTCGCGGTCTCATAAGGGAAGGCCTCGGGCCGGACGAAGTTCCGCCGGCGCACCTCGGTCGGATCCAGACCGAGCCGGTCGGCGAGGAGCGTGATCGTGCGCTCGATGAAGTAGGCAGCCTCCGGACGGCCGGCGCCCCGGTACGCGGCCGTCCCCATCGTGTGGGTGAACACGCCCAGCACCTCGACGCGGGCGGCCGGGATGTCGTAGCAGCCCGTCGCCATCTGTCCGGCCAGGACCGGGAGGAACGGGCCGTCGCTGAAGAGGCACCACCCCAGGTTTCCGACGATGCGGGCATCGAGCGCCAGGATGCGGCCGCGCGTGTCGGCGGCAAGCCGCATCCGCGCCACCATGTCGCGCCCGTGGGAGGTCCCCTGGAGGTCCTCGCGGCGCGTCGCCGACCAGCGCACCGGGCGCCCGAGCTTCCGCGCCAGGAAGGCGACGATCAGGTCCTCGGGGTAGAGCGCGATCTTCGAGCCGAAGCCTCCGCCCACCTGTGGGGCGATGACCCGGAGCTTTTCGGCGTCGATCCCCAGATGCTCGGCGACCCAATCGCGCAGCAGGTGCGGGTTCTGGGTGCTCGCCCAGAGCGTGAGCTGGCCGGTCGCCGCGTCGTAGTCGGCGGCGACGGCGCGCGGTTCCATTGCCACCGCCGTCACGCGCTGGTTCGTCATGCGGGCCTCGACTAGCACGGGCGCGCCGGCGAACGCCGCGTCGACGTCCCCGACGGTTCGGGACCAACGCATCGCGAGGTTGGTACCGAGCTCCTCGTAGACGAGCGGTGCCCCCGGGTCGAGGGCGGTCTCCGCATCCGTCACTGCGCGCAACGGTCGGTACTC
The genomic region above belongs to Candidatus Rokuibacteriota bacterium and contains:
- a CDS encoding putative sulfate exporter family transporter; protein product: MRAQVATIAGAVPGPLPGWVLMIAVAAGCSVLADLLASSIAVGGRSPVEPVTLAIILGLLLRNTGWVPAACDTGIKSYEAALKAGVVLLGLGLAFHQAIRLGAQALAVVGVCLLTAPVLIHVIAKRLGVARGLGILIAVGTTICGSTAIAMAAPAIEARDEEVSYAIGTISVLGVLALLTLPLVGAAVGMGDAEFGIWVGTAVPATPQVIGAASIYGNGAIPGATVVKMTRNLFMIPAVLLLGLWWARQKASAAGTRLRGGDYRKAVPAFLFGFLLLVGVRSLVDQLEILPRDLWERTLDAAAWAARVSILIAMAGIGLNTRLAALRKVGGAPLLVGFLGAVSLGAISYALVRGLGVGH
- the phnE gene encoding phosphonate ABC transporter, permease protein PhnE codes for the protein MAPALWLGLGAFLLWNALSLHVDPARVARGLSRAGIVFGRAFPPDFGRWELLVEGIVESLQMATLSTVLGVLIGIPIAVMAARNFAPLPVYAIGRGIISLARTFHEIIVAIIFVKAVGFGAFAGMLTLTWGSIGFFGKLLAEQIENIDRGQVEAIRATGASRAAVLVFGVLPQVLPRIIGLTVYQWDVHLRQSTIIGIVGAGGIGTTLYNSFARYDYDFSLAILLVIIAIVLLGEAVSAVARKRVQ
- a CDS encoding GAF domain-containing protein, whose protein sequence is MSEEEPAVTRFRREPGRTFPVLLLAIALLGAAYLAILIFTPLLRPYRFPIPYAVPIFDVPFVLVAIGVAYLCAERHRLRQDFRSVALGMTLWLAALLALAHILAQPDYPGTPGVNPGVAPYFFFLSYLAGFVGIGLAAHSGDRQFPLTDRARLWSGVGLFCLAVLLVITVIEIRPLLPSLVMKPGRLTPFAIAAAGVTNGLVAIWALWGGLRRGWRKASKEEPDWFAGFLVLAAFIWLLVLAGWLVYPFRYGISWYLAGLARPLGVGVIFVGLLREQVWLYREARARMRDLEGLHTAGQALVTSLDPHQIVETIATKAREVSGADGAVLFRLDPKAQILRAVAHAGRITPEFVSGLELPIDTGLGGLAVAGRRPVWTANLQEDDRVPLPAEIRERVRREGLKAGLTIPLEIKSGEVFGTLSVYFREERQFADTDVQLLSAFGTQVAVAIENARAFDQLAVKARNDAALRDFCQRLLEATGEEEILSDAVRLARNLVQADYVNLFLFDPKADLLRMEAGLGWEPGTVGVITVSPSAESFAGYAFLHREVVQVGDLSQERRFAIPPYLSAHGVRAGLAVPLGVRDQPIGVMGAYYRGPHDFSDEESRVLLSLAQQTALALEKVRLYAELQANLRRLQETQAQLIQADKLTALGTLLSGMAHELNSPLSTILLSVQLLKQRQVLPDPIRRRVEVIEEECERASRIIRDLLAFARRRPAERRRVNLNEVINATLTLQAPDFDLNNIRVVKEFAAALPEIWGDSHQLQQVFLNLFTNATHAMKIAHGRGTLTVRSFPRGSGVAIEVEDDGPGIPPEHLGRVFDPFFTTKGTGEGTGLGLSLSIGIVEAHGGRMKVHNVAGSGARFTVELPIGEGAEPLESSSPELVTAGSGVRTLVVDDEASLRSLLTDLFSGLGHHVESAATGQEAIAKLEGQAYDLVTLDLRLPDIHGKDVWRWILSRSPAQAARVIFVTGDTMSAETQEFLQKAGRPVITKPLSIERIYRVVDEVLRAKPSPARS
- the phnC gene encoding phosphonate ABC transporter ATP-binding protein — translated: MLEVAGLVKTYPTGDRALRGVSLTVKATEVVFVIGPSGAGKSTLIRCINRLVEPDAGSVRLDGLEITTLKDAELRRARRQMGMIFQEFNLVERLTVMENVLSGRLGYVGLWQAWRRKFPPGDVGLAFETLARVGLAGFENKRADELSGGQRQRVGIARALVQRPKILLVDEPTSSLDPKTSEAIMTLITRLAAEEQIPALINIHDVPLARQFAQRVLGLNQGVIVFEGTPGDLTREALDLIYRGAGEELTEALGA
- the phnE gene encoding phosphonate ABC transporter, permease protein PhnE — protein: MREWRRFTPFQSALRVAGRLVAAAIMLWALWGMGIRWEFVATSPAQVRDLFGRMFPPDWGFAGELVDPLIQTVNIATLGTTLAVLMSLPIAFLAARNTTFNWATYAFGRVVMSVSRSVDSLIWALIFIVVVGPGSLAGALAIAVRSIGFVSKLFAEGIEEIDRGQVEAVTATGAGRFKVLLYGIVPQIRPVFAGVCIYRWDINIRESTVLGIVGAGGIGFVLNTAILGLEWSRVGLILVVILGVVTVSEALSAYLRKRVT
- a CDS encoding HAD-IIA family hydrolase, which codes for MKLAELRGFAFDLDGCIWAGSVLLPGAREFVEALRQRGKRLLFLSNNSRELPESVGERLNRLGIPAARHEVLTALELLGPVIAEHFGRTDVLALGSHEMAAMVEAAGHRAVPLDRWREARVVAVGNDPTFDFVKLKAAAQAIARGAGFVTVNLDPRLPLEEGEFDPGNGALAEAIAVASGVHPLVVGKPEPPIFKTALERLGCRPREAAMVGDGLKTDIQGGLAAGMVTVWLARQGAEGDSTIQPHLRVASFHEFLDRLDDDLP
- the phnD gene encoding phosphate/phosphite/phosphonate ABC transporter substrate-binding protein, giving the protein MRTVRTLPWLFALVVLLQTGVPQAAEQCANRGKLDVLYCDEDRDLVADPPKDPKKLLNPDTLIFAYVPVEDPAVYVTAFSDLLRHIEKATGKKTQYFGPQNYAAQIEAMRSGRLHITGYSTGSVPFAVNLAGAVPFAVMGTEQGGAGYHLIIITQASNDRINSVADLKGKRVAHVSQTSNSGHQAPVYFFSKMGVVPGRDYQIGFTGKHDNSILGVVNGDYDAAAVADTVLERMVNRGVVKKTDYKVVYTSPLFPVAGWSYAHDLDLKLAEKIKEAFATFKIEGSSLAKEWKPPRYTRFVPVSYKKNWEAVVGIQEANGIVYTKDSPEYKKLQKPAKRGE